The following proteins are encoded in a genomic region of Bosea beijingensis:
- a CDS encoding AMP nucleosidase, with protein MSFETAATPEAAVDRLERLYDEARSALRGDLQRFFDTGEAPTADDRERYRYPMLRVTYEPSKLPEATRRGYAKFAVPGIYSTTVTQPAEFRAYLLDQLKPLVAEYGATIETGVSTQEIPYPYALEGGDELGRGKITAAELARYFPTPLLALVGDEIADGSYELIEGEPRPLSLFDAVRVDYSLRRLVHYTGTDWRAVQPWVLLTNYHRYVDQFVRLGLAEIEAGTAEALIAPGGIRIDKDGIDVSAAERVMSAPWHRFQMPAYHLIRKNGEGVTLVNIGVGPSNAKNITDHLAVLRPNCWLMVGHCGGLRQTQIIGDYVLAHAYLRQDRILDDLVPPDIPIPALAEVQVALQQAAADITGEKGDRLKQRLRTGTVVTQDDRNWELQWTKERRRINLSRAIAVDMESGTIAAQGYRLRVPYGTLLCVSDKPLHGEIKLPGAANAFYERAVGEHLRIGLDALEKLKVTGSAIHSRKLRSFDEPPFR; from the coding sequence ATGAGCTTCGAGACCGCAGCGACACCGGAAGCGGCCGTGGACCGGCTCGAACGGCTCTATGACGAGGCGCGCTCGGCGCTGCGCGGTGACCTGCAGCGCTTCTTCGATACCGGCGAGGCGCCCACCGCCGACGACCGGGAGCGCTACCGCTACCCGATGCTGCGCGTGACCTACGAGCCCTCGAAGCTGCCGGAGGCGACGCGGCGGGGCTATGCCAAATTCGCGGTGCCCGGCATCTACTCGACCACGGTGACCCAGCCGGCCGAGTTCCGCGCCTACCTGCTCGACCAACTCAAACCGCTCGTCGCCGAATATGGCGCGACGATCGAGACCGGCGTCAGCACCCAGGAGATCCCCTACCCCTACGCCCTCGAGGGCGGCGACGAACTGGGGCGCGGCAAGATAACCGCCGCCGAACTGGCGCGCTATTTCCCGACGCCGCTTCTGGCGCTCGTCGGCGACGAGATCGCCGACGGCAGCTACGAGCTGATCGAGGGCGAGCCACGCCCGCTCTCGCTGTTCGACGCGGTGCGGGTCGATTACTCGCTGCGCCGGCTGGTGCATTACACCGGTACCGACTGGCGGGCCGTGCAGCCCTGGGTGCTATTGACCAACTACCATCGCTATGTCGACCAGTTCGTCCGGCTCGGCCTGGCCGAGATCGAGGCCGGCACGGCCGAGGCACTGATCGCACCAGGCGGCATCCGCATCGACAAGGACGGGATCGACGTCTCCGCCGCCGAGCGGGTGATGTCGGCGCCCTGGCACCGTTTCCAGATGCCGGCCTATCACCTGATCCGCAAGAACGGAGAGGGCGTGACGCTGGTCAATATCGGCGTCGGCCCCTCCAATGCGAAGAACATCACCGACCATCTCGCGGTGCTCCGGCCGAATTGCTGGCTGATGGTCGGCCATTGCGGGGGCCTGCGCCAGACCCAGATCATCGGCGACTATGTGCTGGCCCATGCCTATCTCCGGCAGGATCGCATCCTCGACGATCTCGTCCCGCCGGATATTCCGATTCCCGCGCTGGCCGAGGTGCAGGTCGCCTTGCAGCAGGCGGCCGCCGACATCACCGGCGAGAAGGGCGACCGGCTTAAGCAGCGCCTGCGCACCGGCACGGTCGTGACCCAGGACGACCGCAACTGGGAACTGCAATGGACCAAGGAGCGGCGGCGGATCAACCTGTCTCGCGCCATCGCGGTCGACATGGAATCCGGCACGATCGCGGCGCAAGGGTACCGGCTCCGCGTCCCCTACGGCACGCTGCTCTGCGTCTCCGACAAGCCATTGCATGGCGAGATCAAGCTGCCCGGCGCGGCCAACGCCTTCTATGAGCGGGCGGTCGGCGAACACCTGCGCATCGGGCTCGACGCGCTGGAGAAGCTGAAGGTCACGGGCTCGGCGATCCATTCGCGCAAGCTCCGCAGCTTCGACGAGCCGCCGTTCCGGTAG
- the ubiB gene encoding 2-polyprenylphenol 6-hydroxylase — MISSFFHMLRGARVGFVLAREGALALVDPSVLPPLARGLIRVGRLIERRGAGSSATRLAAAMTRLGPSYVKFGQFLATRPDVVGMKIAQDLSALQDRMPAFPMAEARAIVEAAHGVKLETLFPEFSEPVAAASIAQVHRARLKDGREVAVKILRPGIRDRFNRDLAAMRFGAETAEARSAEARRLRFTGVVETLARSVAMEMDLRLEAAALSEFAENTKDDADFRVPEPDWQLTAREMLVDEWIDGVRLSDVEGLRAAGHDLPELARKIIQSFLKHAIRDGFFHADMHPGNLFVDAEGRLVAVDGGIMGRLGLKERRFLAEILLGFIIRDYARVAQVHFEAGYVPAHHDVADFAQAIRAVGEPIHDKRADQISMAKVLTLLFEITGMFDMATRTELVMLQKTMVVVEGVARTLDPHLDMWGTADPVVRAWITHNLGPIGRLEEAGRGARSLLGSLATLPDTVVRAERVLGQLEDASRHGFSLDERSVDAIGRAEARRNRWGNIALWVIAGLLAYGVFG; from the coding sequence ATGATCTCTTCCTTCTTCCACATGCTGCGCGGCGCGCGCGTCGGCTTCGTGCTGGCGCGCGAGGGCGCATTGGCGCTGGTCGACCCCTCCGTGCTGCCGCCGCTGGCGCGCGGGCTGATCCGCGTCGGCAGGCTGATCGAGCGGCGTGGCGCCGGTTCTTCCGCGACCCGCCTCGCGGCGGCGATGACCCGGCTTGGTCCGTCCTATGTGAAGTTCGGCCAGTTCCTGGCGACGCGGCCCGATGTCGTCGGCATGAAGATCGCGCAGGACCTCTCCGCCCTGCAGGATCGTATGCCCGCCTTCCCGATGGCGGAAGCGCGCGCTATCGTCGAGGCCGCCCATGGCGTGAAGCTGGAGACGCTGTTTCCCGAATTCAGCGAGCCGGTCGCCGCCGCCTCCATCGCCCAGGTTCACCGTGCCCGGCTGAAGGACGGCCGCGAGGTCGCGGTGAAGATCCTGCGGCCGGGCATCCGCGACCGCTTCAACCGCGATCTCGCCGCGATGCGCTTCGGCGCCGAGACAGCCGAGGCGCGCTCGGCCGAGGCACGCCGCCTGCGCTTCACCGGCGTGGTCGAGACCCTGGCGCGTTCGGTCGCGATGGAGATGGACCTGCGGCTGGAAGCGGCCGCCCTCTCCGAATTCGCCGAGAATACCAAGGACGACGCCGATTTCCGCGTGCCGGAGCCGGATTGGCAGCTCACGGCGCGGGAGATGCTGGTCGACGAATGGATCGACGGCGTCCGTCTCTCCGATGTCGAGGGCCTGCGCGCCGCCGGGCACGACCTGCCGGAGCTGGCGCGCAAGATCATCCAGTCCTTCCTGAAGCATGCGATCCGCGACGGCTTCTTCCATGCCGACATGCATCCCGGAAATCTCTTCGTCGACGCGGAGGGGCGTCTCGTCGCGGTCGATGGCGGCATCATGGGCCGGCTCGGCCTGAAGGAGCGGCGCTTCCTCGCCGAAATCCTGCTCGGCTTCATCATCCGCGATTACGCCCGCGTTGCGCAGGTGCATTTCGAGGCCGGCTATGTCCCGGCCCATCACGACGTCGCCGATTTCGCCCAGGCGATCCGCGCCGTCGGCGAGCCGATCCACGACAAGCGCGCCGATCAGATCTCGATGGCCAAGGTCCTGACCCTGCTCTTCGAGATCACCGGCATGTTCGACATGGCGACGCGCACCGAGCTGGTCATGCTTCAGAAGACCATGGTGGTGGTCGAGGGCGTGGCGCGAACGCTCGATCCGCATCTCGACATGTGGGGCACGGCCGATCCGGTGGTGCGCGCCTGGATCACGCACAACCTCGGTCCGATCGGCCGGTTGGAGGAGGCCGGGCGCGGCGCGCGCTCCCTGCTCGGCTCGCTGGCCACCTTGCCCGACACGGTCGTCCGCGCCGAGCGCGTGCTCGGCCAGCTCGAGGATGCCTCGCGGCACGGTTTCTCGCTCGATGAGCGCAGCGTCGACGCGATCGGCCGCGCCGAAGCCCGGCGCAACCGCTGGGGCAATATCGCGCTCTGGGTGATCGCCGGGCTCTTGGCCTACGGCGTCTTCGGCTGA
- a CDS encoding SRPBCC family protein, with protein MLKTILLSLLGLVATGIVVVLILAARKPDTFQVTRSIAINATPERIYPLIADFRAWNAWSPWEKKDPAMKRTYGGPETGVGATYAWAGDKNVGEGSMRITEAQVPGKLGLKLDFLKPFEAHNDVVFALTPQSQGTNVTWIMTGPTPFAAKIMHVFMDMDRMVGGDFEAGLKAMKAAAERTA; from the coding sequence ATGCTCAAGACCATTCTGCTCAGCCTGCTTGGCCTTGTCGCGACCGGTATCGTCGTCGTGCTGATCCTCGCCGCCCGCAAGCCCGACACGTTTCAGGTCACCCGCTCCATCGCGATCAATGCCACGCCGGAGCGGATCTATCCGCTGATCGCCGATTTCCGGGCCTGGAACGCCTGGTCGCCCTGGGAAAAGAAGGATCCGGCGATGAAGCGCACCTATGGCGGCCCCGAGACCGGGGTCGGCGCGACCTATGCCTGGGCCGGCGACAAGAATGTCGGCGAGGGCAGCATGCGCATCACCGAGGCCCAGGTGCCGGGCAAGCTCGGGCTCAAGCTCGATTTCCTCAAGCCCTTCGAGGCGCATAACGACGTCGTCTTCGCGCTGACGCCACAGAGCCAGGGTACGAACGTGACCTGGATTATGACCGGCCCGACCCCGTTCGCGGCCAAGATCATGCATGTCTTCATGGACATGGACCGCATGGTCGGTGGCGATTTCGAAGCCGGACTCAAGGCCATGAAGGCCGCGGCCGAGCGCACCGCCTGA
- a CDS encoding ArsR/SmtB family transcription factor, translating to MSTDPLSLTFAALADPTRRAILARLSQGESSVKELAEPFAMSLPAVSKHLKVLERAGLITRGKEAQWRPCRLDPGPLQDVSEWLEHYSRFWDQSLGRLDEMLREIKAKPPGKPGV from the coding sequence ATGTCGACGGACCCGCTCAGCCTGACCTTCGCAGCCCTCGCCGATCCGACGCGCCGCGCCATCCTGGCCCGGCTGTCGCAAGGCGAGAGTTCGGTGAAGGAGCTGGCCGAGCCCTTCGCGATGAGCCTGCCGGCGGTCTCCAAGCACCTGAAGGTGCTGGAGCGCGCTGGGCTGATCACGCGAGGAAAGGAAGCCCAGTGGCGGCCTTGTCGGCTCGATCCCGGCCCGCTGCAGGACGTCTCGGAATGGCTGGAGCATTACAGCCGTTTCTGGGACCAGAGCCTGGGGCGGCTGGACGAGATGCTCCGTGAGATCAAGGCGAAACCACCCGGTAAACCCGGCGTTTGA
- a CDS encoding VOC family protein — protein MKLSTYLMFEGNCREAFTHYHKVLGGKIQAMMDHKGTPAEEHVAPEWRDKILHACLEIEGQLLMASDAPPNQSDGPMRSVSVSVGVATPEDADRIFAGLSEGGAKITMPIGETFWSPRFGMLTDRFGTNWMIGAEMPADQANCG, from the coding sequence ATGAAACTGTCGACCTATCTGATGTTCGAGGGCAATTGCCGCGAGGCCTTCACCCACTATCACAAGGTTCTGGGCGGCAAGATCCAGGCGATGATGGATCACAAGGGCACGCCGGCGGAGGAGCACGTTGCGCCGGAATGGCGGGACAAGATCCTGCATGCCTGCCTGGAGATCGAAGGCCAGTTGCTGATGGCCTCCGATGCGCCGCCCAATCAGAGTGACGGGCCGATGCGCTCGGTCTCCGTCAGCGTCGGCGTCGCGACCCCGGAGGACGCGGATCGCATCTTCGCGGGCCTGTCCGAGGGCGGCGCCAAGATCACCATGCCGATCGGCGAGACCTTCTGGTCGCCGCGCTTCGGCATGCTGACCGACCGCTTCGGCACGAACTGGATGATCGGCGCCGAGATGCCGGCGGATCAGGCGAATTGCGGCTGA
- a CDS encoding SDR family NAD(P)-dependent oxidoreductase, producing the protein MQIRFDNRVALVTGAAQGIGRAIAAALAEAGARVHLADIDAGGVAATAREIGAAGHAADLGSPEAAQALVHEIVAANGQLDLLVHAAGGVRGQVGRAIEEISEDDWRVIFAANVDAAFFLAQAAAPAMKQAGYGRIVTISSGAGLRPSLTGIQAYASAKHALVGLTKQLAWELGPHGITVNSVAPGFVRSNPASERQWQSYGPEGQKKLVESIHTRRLGTPEDIASATLFFLSEQACWISGQVLSVDGGRS; encoded by the coding sequence ATGCAGATCCGCTTCGACAACCGCGTAGCGCTCGTCACCGGCGCCGCCCAGGGCATCGGGCGCGCCATCGCCGCCGCCCTGGCGGAAGCGGGCGCGCGCGTCCATCTCGCCGATATCGATGCAGGCGGCGTCGCGGCGACGGCGCGGGAGATCGGAGCGGCCGGCCATGCCGCCGATCTCGGCTCGCCCGAGGCCGCGCAGGCGCTCGTGCATGAGATCGTGGCAGCCAATGGCCAACTCGACCTCCTCGTCCATGCTGCTGGCGGCGTGCGCGGGCAGGTTGGCCGGGCGATCGAGGAGATTTCCGAGGACGACTGGCGGGTGATCTTCGCCGCCAATGTCGATGCCGCCTTCTTCCTGGCGCAGGCGGCCGCGCCCGCGATGAAGCAGGCGGGCTATGGGCGGATCGTGACGATCTCGTCTGGCGCGGGCCTGAGGCCTAGCCTCACCGGCATCCAGGCCTATGCCAGCGCCAAGCATGCGCTGGTGGGGCTGACGAAGCAGCTCGCCTGGGAGCTCGGCCCGCATGGCATCACCGTGAATTCGGTGGCGCCGGGTTTCGTGCGCTCCAACCCCGCGAGCGAACGGCAATGGCAGAGCTACGGGCCGGAAGGGCAGAAGAAGCTCGTCGAGAGCATCCACACCCGCCGGCTCGGCACGCCCGAGGACATCGCCAGCGCGACGCTGTTCTTCCTGAGCGAACAGGCCTGCTGGATCAGCGGACAGGTGCTCTCGGTGGATGGCGGGCGGTCTTAG
- a CDS encoding ketopantoate reductase family protein, giving the protein MSEPILIWGAGAIGGTLGAYWARAGVPVLLVDIVQEHVEACRTRGLAISGPVAEFTQVVPAATPAELTGRYGRIVLAVKAGATEAALVALKPHLTDDGFVLSAQNGLNELAIARAVGERRTMGCFVNFGADWLGPGEILYGNRGATVVGELDGTISERAAEMHRLMTLFEPDAILTDNIFGYLWGKLAYGAMLFGTALTDDSMSANFADPERLPVWLTLGREVGAVAAKRGVTSLGFGEFDPMVFAPGRPDGPQVETIRWLAHYTSQTAKTHSGIWRDLAVRKRKTEVDPQIGVIATLGREVGIATPALETLVALIHDIEDGRRPMAFETLKVLIDRCRSASTTA; this is encoded by the coding sequence GTGAGCGAACCCATCCTGATCTGGGGCGCCGGCGCGATCGGCGGCACGCTCGGCGCCTACTGGGCGCGGGCCGGCGTGCCGGTCCTGCTGGTCGATATCGTCCAGGAGCATGTCGAGGCCTGCCGGACCAGGGGGCTCGCGATTTCCGGGCCGGTCGCGGAGTTCACGCAGGTCGTTCCCGCAGCGACGCCGGCTGAACTGACCGGCCGCTACGGCCGCATCGTGCTCGCCGTGAAGGCCGGCGCGACGGAAGCCGCGCTCGTGGCGCTGAAGCCGCATCTGACTGACGACGGCTTCGTGCTCTCCGCCCAGAACGGGCTGAACGAACTCGCCATCGCCAGGGCGGTCGGCGAGCGACGCACGATGGGCTGCTTCGTCAATTTCGGCGCCGATTGGCTGGGCCCCGGCGAAATCCTCTACGGCAATCGCGGCGCGACGGTCGTCGGCGAGCTCGATGGGACGATCAGCGAACGGGCCGCCGAGATGCATCGGCTTATGACCCTGTTCGAGCCTGACGCGATCCTGACCGACAACATTTTCGGCTATCTCTGGGGCAAGCTCGCCTATGGCGCGATGCTGTTCGGGACGGCGCTGACCGACGATTCGATGTCGGCGAACTTCGCTGATCCCGAGCGGCTGCCCGTCTGGCTGACGCTTGGCCGCGAGGTTGGCGCGGTTGCGGCCAAGCGCGGCGTGACCTCGCTCGGCTTCGGCGAGTTCGATCCGATGGTGTTTGCGCCGGGCAGGCCGGATGGCCCCCAGGTCGAGACGATCCGCTGGCTGGCGCATTACACCTCGCAGACGGCCAAGACCCATTCCGGCATCTGGCGCGATCTCGCGGTGCGCAAGCGCAAGACCGAGGTCGACCCGCAGATCGGCGTCATCGCCACGCTCGGCCGCGAGGTCGGCATCGCGACGCCGGCGCTGGAGACGCTGGTCGCACTGATCCACGACATCGAGGACGGCCGCCGCCCGATGGCCTTCGAGACGCTGAAAGTGTTGATCGACCGATGCAGATCCGCTTCGACAACCGCGTAG
- a CDS encoding DUF1579 domain-containing protein yields MMGEPQKEHEWLHQLVGDWTAEMNCSMGPDQPPSSSKGTESVRSLGGLWTLGEGQGEGPEGKPVTSLMTLGFDPAKGRFVGSFVASMMTMMWTYDGALSADGKSLVLDTEGPSMAGDGSMAKYQDIITFLSPDHRTLTSRALGPDGQWAEFMAAQYHRKR; encoded by the coding sequence ATGATGGGCGAACCGCAGAAGGAACATGAGTGGCTCCACCAGCTCGTCGGCGACTGGACCGCCGAGATGAACTGCTCGATGGGGCCGGACCAGCCGCCATCCTCATCGAAGGGCACCGAGAGCGTGCGCTCGCTCGGCGGGCTCTGGACGCTGGGCGAGGGGCAGGGCGAAGGGCCTGAGGGCAAGCCGGTCACCAGCCTGATGACGCTCGGCTTCGACCCGGCCAAGGGCCGCTTCGTCGGCAGCTTCGTCGCCTCGATGATGACGATGATGTGGACCTATGACGGCGCGCTCTCGGCCGACGGCAAGTCGCTGGTCCTCGACACCGAGGGGCCGAGCATGGCCGGCGACGGCTCGATGGCGAAATATCAGGACATCATCACCTTCCTATCGCCGGACCATCGTACCCTGACCTCGCGCGCCCTCGGGCCGGACGGCCAGTGGGCCGAGTTCATGGCTGCCCAGTACCACCGCAAGCGCTGA